A single genomic interval of Aedes aegypti strain LVP_AGWG chromosome 1, AaegL5.0 Primary Assembly, whole genome shotgun sequence harbors:
- the LOC5569556 gene encoding malignant T-cell-amplified sequence 1 homolog, with protein MFKKFDEKESISGVQQLKSSVQKGIRSKLIEQYPHIESHIDMVLPKKDQFRIVKCHDHIEILVNSTGEQLFFRHREGSWMPTLRLYHKFPFFLPMEQVDKGAIRFVLSGANIMCPGLTSPGACMTKVDKGTVVAIMAEGKNHALAIGQTTLSTDDIAKVNKGVGVENCHYLNDGLWQMKPVK; from the exons ATGTTTAAAAA ATTCGACGAGAAGGAAAGCATCTCCGGTGTGCAGCAGCTGAAGTCCTCGGTCCAGAAGGGCATCCGGAGCAAGCTGATCGAGCAGTATCCGCACATTGAAAGCCACATCGACATGGTGCTGCCCAAGAAGGACCAGTTCCGCATCGTCAAATG CCACGACCACATCGAGATCCTGGTGAACAGCACGGGCGAGCAGTTGTTCTTCCGGCACCGGGAGGGATCGTGGATGCCAACGTTGCGCCTGTACCACAAGTTCCCATTCTTCCTTCCGATGGAGCAGGTCGACAAGGGcgcgattcgattcgtgctgaGCGGGGCCAACATCATGTGTCCGGGGCTGACGTCGCCTGGCGCCTGCATGACCAAGGTGGACAAGGGCACGGTGGTGGCCATCATGGCCGAGGGCAAAAACCACGCCCTGGCCATCGGACAGACTACGTTGTCCACGGATGATAT AGCTAAGGTCAACAAGGGCGTTGGCGTGGAAAACTGCCACTACCTGAATGACGGTCTCTGGCAGATGAAACCGGTCAAGTAA